Proteins co-encoded in one Lineus longissimus chromosome 11, tnLinLong1.2, whole genome shotgun sequence genomic window:
- the LOC135495681 gene encoding kinesin-like protein KIFC3 isoform X2 — protein sequence MTFHFKHGNQAQPKKPAFKTPMTYNHGKDKAKPSPSRNELWREQLGLDDDPSQEREEEISDSEDEPEADQDQSKVSGMEFQILQREVEERTKERDECRLAVRMLKDKCKQYKEKLKKEEDYKKQHMNIMRKTHEAHLQEKQQSIKSQDDIINEHERKIAGLESRLTELGCSLDNVDNDDDRESSSGHSQLVEQLRRLQDEKADLTGHLLTAQAREEEVRRELMKERQQFHEELEKIELDNSDLQEEVIKLRNFQGLGNNTDTEKQVEKLESDNEAMRLEIEKLRSILPRVVKETVVVKITDEDKIKALEDNIKKLRRKITNLESEATNATHELNDTDVLYQEQLEKAIHDKVELSKQVGHLKSELEEVKSREPEVQTVEVKSDAHEKALADAKEEIEQLTSQIKALHQSCSQCSIELAKSRQHHKALEDEVEASQTLVKQIEEEYVLKLACLKRRNDELEAQRRSSVVELSEVSNLNRDLQTQVRELWPQIVAVSRDHRQLKEMCQTLPGIMNGMVTDVTKKVTYAIVNMSEHNKDLKRKYREEVTLRKKYHNELVELKGNIRVFARVRPKISEDGTGQQGQSVVMFDEIDDCLITIKNKGGRLQGFELDAVFQPASSQAEVFAEVSPLVISCIDGYNVCIFAYGQTGSGKTYTMEGVNSDPGINQRALIQLFREIESRGKDWSFTVTVSVMEIYNEMLRDLLSSDPTQKLEIKMLPNGGLHVPSLTIVEVKNVDDVNETFELGHLNRATAATNMNEHSSRSHALLRVNVVGYNKTLKTKAIGKLNLVDLAGSERVAKSGADGERLKEAQSINKSLAALGNVIQALKTKMPHIPYRDSKLTYLLQDSLGGDSKTLMIMQVSPVEKNVLETVCTLGFGQRCRKVELGKASKKIESINDNAETGAPKPSVNGTGTTPRRR from the exons ATGACCTTCCACTTCAAACATGGAAATCAGGCACAG CCTAAAAAACCTGCCTTCAAAACCCCCATGACCTACAATCATGGCAAAGACAAAGCCAAACCGTCCCCGTCGCGGAACGagctttggagagagcaactggGGCTTGATG ACGACCCAAGCCAGGAAAGAGAGGAGGAGATCTCAGACTCAGAAGATGAGCCAGAGGCAGACCAGGACCAGAGCAAGGTCTCTGGGATGGAGTTCCAGATCTTGCAGAGGGAGGTCGAGGAACGGACTAAGGAGAGGGACGAGTGTAGGCTAGCTGTCAGG ATGCTGAAAGATAAGTGCAAGCAGTATAAGGAGAAGTTAAAGAAGGAGGAAGAttataaaaaacaacatatgAATATCATGAGGAAGACACACGAGGCCCATCTGCAGGAGAAACAGCAATCGATCAAAAGTCAGGATGATATCATCAATGAACATGAGAGAAAGATAGCCGGATTGGAGTCAAGGTTAACTG AATTAGGGTGCTCGTTAGATAatgttgacaatgatgatgatcggGAATCTAGTTCTGGTCATTCTCAATTGGTGGAGCAACTGAGACGGCTACAGGATGAGAAGGCAGATCTGACAGGCCACTTGTTGACGGCCCAGGCGCGGGAGGAGGAGGTCCGACGAGAACTCATGAAAGAGAGGCAGCAATTTCACGAGGAGTTGGAAAAAATTGAACTTGACAATAGTGATCTCCAGGAGGAAGTAATCAAACTCAGGAATTTTCAG GGCCTTGGAAATAATACAGATACCGAAAAACAAGTAGAGAAGTTGGAATCTGACAATGAGGCCATGAGGCTGGAAATTGAGAAACTCAGGAGCATTTTACCACGGGTTGTCAAGGAAACAGTTGTGGTCAAGATCACCGATGAGGACAAGATCAAG GCTTTAGAAGACAACATAAAAAAACTCAGACGAAAAATCACAAATCTTGAGTCGGAAGCAACGAATGCCACACATGAATTGAATGATACTGATGTGTTATATCAGGAACAGCTAGAGAAAGCCATCCATGACAAGGTCGAGCTCTCTAAACAAGTGGGACATCTCAAATCAGAGTTGGAAGAGGTGAAGTCCAGGGAACCAGAG GTGCAAACTGTTGAAGTCAAGTCAGATGCCCATGAGAAAGCTTTAGCTGATGCTAAAGAGGAGATAGAACAACTTACTAGTCAAATAAAGGCCCTCCATCAGTCATGTTCCCAGTGCAGTATAGAGCTTGCCAAGTCCAGGCAGCATCATAAAGCTCTGGAAGATGAG GTGGAAGCGTCACAAACCCTTGTGAAACAGATTGAAGAGGAATATGTATTGAAGTTAGCGTGTTTAAAAAGGAGGAATGACGAGCTAGAAGCACAGCGACGAAGTTCAGTAGTCGAGCTGAGTGAGGTCAGCAACCTCAACCGTGACCTTCAAACGCAAGTGCGAGAACTTTGGCCGCAGATCGTTGCTGTTAGTCGCGATCATCGACAGTTGAAGGAAATGTGTCAAACACTGCCAGGGATAATGAATGGGATGGTCACAGATGTAACCAAAAAG GTCACTTATGCGATCGTTAACATGAGCGAACACAATAAAGATCTGAAGAGGAAGTACAGAGAGGAGGTCACTTTACGGAAGAAGTACCATAATGAATTAGTTGAACTCAAAG GAAATATCCGAGTATTTGCCCGGGTACGACCAAAGATTTCAGAGGATGGTACTGGCCAGCAGGGGCAAAGTGTTGTGATGTTTGACGAGATTGACGACTGTCTCATTACGATAAAGAACAAGGGTGGGAGGCTGCAGGGCTTTGAGCTCGATGCTGTGTTTCAGCCAGCCAGTTCACAAGCTGAG GTATTTGCTGAAGTGAGTCCACTGGTCATCTCTTGTATCGATGGATATAATGTTTGCATATTTGCGTATGGACAGACAGGGTCAGGAAAGACTTATACAATGGAG GGTGTGAACTCAGACCCCGGTATCAACCAGAGGGCGTTGATACAACTATTCAGGGAAATCGAGAGCCGAGGGAAGGACTGGTCTTTCACGGTGACTGTGAGTGTGATGGAGATATATAATGAGATGTTAAG AGATCTCCTGAGTTCAGACCCGACCCAAAAACTTGAAATCAAAATGCTGCCAAATGGAGGACTTCATGTGCCATCGTTAACCATCGTTGAAGTTAAAAAcgttgatgacgtcaatgaG ACATTCGAACTAGGTCATCTAAACCGTGCCACTGCCGCGACTAACATGAACGAACATTCCAGCAGATCTCATGCCCTGCTCCGTGTTAATGTTGTAGGATACAATAAAACGTTGAAAACAAAAGCAATAG GAAAGTTGAATCTGGTCGATCTGGCAGGAAGCGAGCGAGTGGCAAAGTCAGGAGCAGACGGCGAGAGGTTAAAAGAAGCCCAAAGTATCAACAAAAGTCTGGCGGCGCTAGGAAACGTTATCCAAGCGTTGAAGACAAAGATGCCACATATTCCCTATAGAGATTCCAAACTGACATACCTATTGCAGGATTCATTAG GCGGAGATAGTAAAACCCTGATGATCATGCAGGTGTCTCCAGTGGAGAAGAATGTGCTGGAGACTGTCTGTACCCTCGGCTTCGGCCAGCGATGTCGAAAGGTGGAATTGGGGAAGGCTTCGAAAAAGATTGAAAGTATCAATGACAATGCAGAG acTGGAGCTCCAAAACCATCGGTGAATGGAACAGGAACAACTCCTAGGCGAAGATAG
- the LOC135495681 gene encoding kinesin-like protein KIFC3 isoform X1: MDDDFMFYTFLDSYGRPFAKYVYNPKKPAFKTPMTYNHGKDKAKPSPSRNELWREQLGLDDDPSQEREEEISDSEDEPEADQDQSKVSGMEFQILQREVEERTKERDECRLAVRMLKDKCKQYKEKLKKEEDYKKQHMNIMRKTHEAHLQEKQQSIKSQDDIINEHERKIAGLESRLTELGCSLDNVDNDDDRESSSGHSQLVEQLRRLQDEKADLTGHLLTAQAREEEVRRELMKERQQFHEELEKIELDNSDLQEEVIKLRNFQGLGNNTDTEKQVEKLESDNEAMRLEIEKLRSILPRVVKETVVVKITDEDKIKALEDNIKKLRRKITNLESEATNATHELNDTDVLYQEQLEKAIHDKVELSKQVGHLKSELEEVKSREPEVQTVEVKSDAHEKALADAKEEIEQLTSQIKALHQSCSQCSIELAKSRQHHKALEDEVEASQTLVKQIEEEYVLKLACLKRRNDELEAQRRSSVVELSEVSNLNRDLQTQVRELWPQIVAVSRDHRQLKEMCQTLPGIMNGMVTDVTKKVTYAIVNMSEHNKDLKRKYREEVTLRKKYHNELVELKGNIRVFARVRPKISEDGTGQQGQSVVMFDEIDDCLITIKNKGGRLQGFELDAVFQPASSQAEVFAEVSPLVISCIDGYNVCIFAYGQTGSGKTYTMEGVNSDPGINQRALIQLFREIESRGKDWSFTVTVSVMEIYNEMLRDLLSSDPTQKLEIKMLPNGGLHVPSLTIVEVKNVDDVNETFELGHLNRATAATNMNEHSSRSHALLRVNVVGYNKTLKTKAIGKLNLVDLAGSERVAKSGADGERLKEAQSINKSLAALGNVIQALKTKMPHIPYRDSKLTYLLQDSLGGDSKTLMIMQVSPVEKNVLETVCTLGFGQRCRKVELGKASKKIESINDNAETGAPKPSVNGTGTTPRRR, encoded by the exons atggatgatgattttatgtTTTATACATTCCTAGATTCATATGGACGACCATTCGCGAAATATGTGTATAAT CCTAAAAAACCTGCCTTCAAAACCCCCATGACCTACAATCATGGCAAAGACAAAGCCAAACCGTCCCCGTCGCGGAACGagctttggagagagcaactggGGCTTGATG ACGACCCAAGCCAGGAAAGAGAGGAGGAGATCTCAGACTCAGAAGATGAGCCAGAGGCAGACCAGGACCAGAGCAAGGTCTCTGGGATGGAGTTCCAGATCTTGCAGAGGGAGGTCGAGGAACGGACTAAGGAGAGGGACGAGTGTAGGCTAGCTGTCAGG ATGCTGAAAGATAAGTGCAAGCAGTATAAGGAGAAGTTAAAGAAGGAGGAAGAttataaaaaacaacatatgAATATCATGAGGAAGACACACGAGGCCCATCTGCAGGAGAAACAGCAATCGATCAAAAGTCAGGATGATATCATCAATGAACATGAGAGAAAGATAGCCGGATTGGAGTCAAGGTTAACTG AATTAGGGTGCTCGTTAGATAatgttgacaatgatgatgatcggGAATCTAGTTCTGGTCATTCTCAATTGGTGGAGCAACTGAGACGGCTACAGGATGAGAAGGCAGATCTGACAGGCCACTTGTTGACGGCCCAGGCGCGGGAGGAGGAGGTCCGACGAGAACTCATGAAAGAGAGGCAGCAATTTCACGAGGAGTTGGAAAAAATTGAACTTGACAATAGTGATCTCCAGGAGGAAGTAATCAAACTCAGGAATTTTCAG GGCCTTGGAAATAATACAGATACCGAAAAACAAGTAGAGAAGTTGGAATCTGACAATGAGGCCATGAGGCTGGAAATTGAGAAACTCAGGAGCATTTTACCACGGGTTGTCAAGGAAACAGTTGTGGTCAAGATCACCGATGAGGACAAGATCAAG GCTTTAGAAGACAACATAAAAAAACTCAGACGAAAAATCACAAATCTTGAGTCGGAAGCAACGAATGCCACACATGAATTGAATGATACTGATGTGTTATATCAGGAACAGCTAGAGAAAGCCATCCATGACAAGGTCGAGCTCTCTAAACAAGTGGGACATCTCAAATCAGAGTTGGAAGAGGTGAAGTCCAGGGAACCAGAG GTGCAAACTGTTGAAGTCAAGTCAGATGCCCATGAGAAAGCTTTAGCTGATGCTAAAGAGGAGATAGAACAACTTACTAGTCAAATAAAGGCCCTCCATCAGTCATGTTCCCAGTGCAGTATAGAGCTTGCCAAGTCCAGGCAGCATCATAAAGCTCTGGAAGATGAG GTGGAAGCGTCACAAACCCTTGTGAAACAGATTGAAGAGGAATATGTATTGAAGTTAGCGTGTTTAAAAAGGAGGAATGACGAGCTAGAAGCACAGCGACGAAGTTCAGTAGTCGAGCTGAGTGAGGTCAGCAACCTCAACCGTGACCTTCAAACGCAAGTGCGAGAACTTTGGCCGCAGATCGTTGCTGTTAGTCGCGATCATCGACAGTTGAAGGAAATGTGTCAAACACTGCCAGGGATAATGAATGGGATGGTCACAGATGTAACCAAAAAG GTCACTTATGCGATCGTTAACATGAGCGAACACAATAAAGATCTGAAGAGGAAGTACAGAGAGGAGGTCACTTTACGGAAGAAGTACCATAATGAATTAGTTGAACTCAAAG GAAATATCCGAGTATTTGCCCGGGTACGACCAAAGATTTCAGAGGATGGTACTGGCCAGCAGGGGCAAAGTGTTGTGATGTTTGACGAGATTGACGACTGTCTCATTACGATAAAGAACAAGGGTGGGAGGCTGCAGGGCTTTGAGCTCGATGCTGTGTTTCAGCCAGCCAGTTCACAAGCTGAG GTATTTGCTGAAGTGAGTCCACTGGTCATCTCTTGTATCGATGGATATAATGTTTGCATATTTGCGTATGGACAGACAGGGTCAGGAAAGACTTATACAATGGAG GGTGTGAACTCAGACCCCGGTATCAACCAGAGGGCGTTGATACAACTATTCAGGGAAATCGAGAGCCGAGGGAAGGACTGGTCTTTCACGGTGACTGTGAGTGTGATGGAGATATATAATGAGATGTTAAG AGATCTCCTGAGTTCAGACCCGACCCAAAAACTTGAAATCAAAATGCTGCCAAATGGAGGACTTCATGTGCCATCGTTAACCATCGTTGAAGTTAAAAAcgttgatgacgtcaatgaG ACATTCGAACTAGGTCATCTAAACCGTGCCACTGCCGCGACTAACATGAACGAACATTCCAGCAGATCTCATGCCCTGCTCCGTGTTAATGTTGTAGGATACAATAAAACGTTGAAAACAAAAGCAATAG GAAAGTTGAATCTGGTCGATCTGGCAGGAAGCGAGCGAGTGGCAAAGTCAGGAGCAGACGGCGAGAGGTTAAAAGAAGCCCAAAGTATCAACAAAAGTCTGGCGGCGCTAGGAAACGTTATCCAAGCGTTGAAGACAAAGATGCCACATATTCCCTATAGAGATTCCAAACTGACATACCTATTGCAGGATTCATTAG GCGGAGATAGTAAAACCCTGATGATCATGCAGGTGTCTCCAGTGGAGAAGAATGTGCTGGAGACTGTCTGTACCCTCGGCTTCGGCCAGCGATGTCGAAAGGTGGAATTGGGGAAGGCTTCGAAAAAGATTGAAAGTATCAATGACAATGCAGAG acTGGAGCTCCAAAACCATCGGTGAATGGAACAGGAACAACTCCTAGGCGAAGATAG